In Scatophagus argus isolate fScaArg1 chromosome 5, fScaArg1.pri, whole genome shotgun sequence, a genomic segment contains:
- the nars2 gene encoding probable asparagine--tRNA ligase, mitochondrial, which produces MFRAAAKTFFVVASASVPGRVLLSIRHYCKRTPTTLRVSEAISGAELGANIKVQGWVRSVRPQKKNLFFHVNDGSSLQSLQIVASSELSDSLLAFGSAVEVTGTLKKSPHQKQPVELEADQIHVVGECNPVDFPFKIKERHDFEYIRQFPHLRCRTNVFSSLLRIRSEATTAIHSYFKENGFVQIHTPVITSNDCEGAGELFQVEPSGPENEEGENFFSVPAFLTVSGQLHLEVMSGAFSKVYTFGPTFRAENSQSRRHLAEFYMVEAEVSFTQSLEDLTKVMEDMFKSATEHVLAHCAEDVDLFHKHVTPGHRDTVDSMLKKRFPAITYSEAIDILNHSSEKFAFPTEWGCDLQTEHEKYLVKHCGNIPVFVTDYPYDLKPFYARDNKDHPERTAAAVDLLVPGVGELCGGSLREERLDLLRARLEDAGLKDTYSWYLDLRRFGSVPHGGFGLGFERYLQCILGVDNIKDVIPFPRFSHSCLL; this is translated from the exons ATGTTTCGAGCCGCAGCTAAAACGTTTTTTGTAGTAGCAAGCGCTTCAGTTCCTGGGAGAGTGTTGTTAAGTATTCGGCATTATTGTAAGAGGACACCAACGACACTAAGAGTCTCTGAAGCGATTTCAGGTGCTGAACTGGGAGCAAATATCAAAGTACAG GGGTGGGTTCGCTCTGTTAGGCCTCAGAAGAAAAACCTCTTTTTCCATGTGAATGATGGGAGCTCTTTGCAGTCGTTGCAGATTGTCGCAAGTTCAGAGCTGAGTGATTC GTTGCTTGCATTTGGTAGTGCTGTTGAAGTCACAGGTACTCTTAAGAAAAGTCCACACCAAAAGCAGCCGGTCGAACTGGAAGCAGATCAAATCCACGTCGTTGGAGAATGTAACCCTGTG GATTTTCCCTTTAAGATCAAAGAGAGACACGACTTTGAGTATATTCGCCAGTTTCCCCATCTCAGGTGTAGAACAAATGTCTTTAGCTCTCTGCTGAGAATACGAAGTGAGGCCACTACAGCAATTCACTCATATTTCAAG GAAAACGGCTTTGTTCAGATTCACACTCCAGTCATCACCTCAAATGACTGTGAAGGGGCAGGGGAACTCTTTCAGGTTGAG CCATCAGGCCCAGAGAATGAAGAAGGTGAGAACTTCTTCTCTGTCCCAGCCTTCCTGACCGTGTCCGGTCAGCTTCATCTGGAAGTGATGTCAGG GGCTTTTTCTAAGGTTTACACATTTGGGCCAACTTTTCGTGCAGAGAACTCCCAAAGCAGACGCCACCTGGCTGAGTTTTACATGGTGGAGGCCGAGGTCTCCTTCACGCAGTCCTTAGAGGATCTCACTAAG GTCATGGAGGACATGTTCAAATCTGCCACGGAGCATGTCTTGGCCCACTGTGCCGAGGATGTGGATTTGTTTCATAAGCATGTGACTCCTGGACACAGG GACACAGTAGACTCTATGCTGAAGAAGAGATTCCCTGC GATTACGTACAGTGAGGCTATAGACATCCTAAACCACAGCTCGGAGAAGTTTGCCTTCCCAACGGAG TGGGGCTGTGACCTTCAGACAGAACATGAGAAGTACCTGGTGAAGCATTGTGGAAACATTCCAGTCTTTGTCACTGATTATCCTTATGATCTGAAGCCCTTTTATGCAAGAGACAACAAAGACCATCCGGAGCGTACA GCAGCTGCAGTGGACCTTCTGGTGCCAGGAGTTGGAGAGCTATGTGGGGGCTCGCTGAGGGAGGAGAGGCTGGATCTGCTGAGGGCTCGGCTGGAAGA CGCTGGATTGAAAGACACATACAGCTG gtatCTGGATTTGAGGCGTTTTGGCTCCGTCCCTCATGGTGGCTTTGGATTGGGATTTGAGCGATATTTGCAATGCATTCTTGGTGTTGACAACATAAAAGATGTGATTCCTTTCCCCAGATTTTCCCATTCTTGTCTTCTGTAA